A region of Dioscorea cayenensis subsp. rotundata cultivar TDr96_F1 chromosome 5, TDr96_F1_v2_PseudoChromosome.rev07_lg8_w22 25.fasta, whole genome shotgun sequence DNA encodes the following proteins:
- the LOC120262376 gene encoding 12-oxophytodienoate reductase 1-like, whose translation MDQIPLLSPYRMGNFDVSHRIVLAPLTRQRSYGNIPQKHAILYYSQRTTTGGFLISEGTAISQTGIGYKDIPGIWSKKQVEAWKPIVNAVHEKGGIFFCQLGHMGRISNNDFQPNGKAPISSTDKPIKGFSPPRKLTIDEIPQLITDYRVAARNAIEAGFDGVEIHAAFGHLLEQFMKDNINDREDEYGGSLEKRCRLTLEVVEAIVDEIGGDRVGIRLSPFEDFMESGDSNPQGLGLYMAATLNKYGILYCHVIKTRSSSCLHLLPAMRETFKGTFMVAGGFDREEGNKVVKEGGADIVAFGKLFLANPDLPKRFELDACLNKYDRTTFYSSDPVLGYTDYPFLEDDSCEKNQTFN comes from the exons ATGGATCAAATCCCTCTTCTTAGTCCATACAGAATGGGAAATTTTGATGTTTCCCACAG GATAGTTCTAGCTCCATTAACAAGACAGAGATCATATGGAAACATTCCTCAGAAACATGCAATCTTATACTACTCACAAAGAACAACAACTGGTGGTTTTCTAATCTCTGAAGGCACTGCCATTTCTCAGACTGGAATTGG GTACAAAGACATCCCTGGAATCTGGAGCAAAAAACAAGTTGAAGCATGGAAACCAATTGTTAATGCTGTTCATGAGAAAGGTGGCATCTTTTTCTGCCAACTTGGACATATGGGAAGAATCTCAAACAATG ACTTCCAACCAAATGGGAAAGCACCAATCTCAAGCACTGATAAGCCAATCAAAGGTTTCTCACCTCCAAGGAAGTTAACAATTGATGAAATCCCTCAACTAATCACTGATTACAGAGTTGCTGCAAGGAATGCCATCGAAGCTG GTTTTGATGGAGTGGAGATTCATGCAGCATTTGGGCACTTACTGGAGCAGTTCATGAAGGACAACATCAATGACAGAGAAGATGAGTATGGAGGGAGCTTGGAGAAGAGATGCAGGCTAACATTGGAGGTAGTGGAAgccattgttgatgaaattggAGGTGATAGAGTGGGGATTAGACTGTCACCATTTGAGGATTTCATGGAGAGTGGAGACTCAAATCCTCAAGGACTTGGGCTCTACATGGCTGCTACTTTGAACAAGTATGGAATTCTCTATTGCCATGTCATAAAGACAAGAAGCAGTTCTTGTCTTCATCTTCTACCAGCCATGAGGGAAACTTTCAAGGGAACATTCATGGTGGCAGGGGGTTTTGATAGAGAAGAAGGGAACAAGGTGGTGAAGGAGGGAGGTGCAGACATAGTGGCATTTGGAAAATTGTTTTTGGCTAATCCTGATCTTCCAAAAAGATTTGAACTTGATGCTTGTCTTAACAAGTATGATAGAACTACTTTCTACTCCTCTGATCCTGTTCTTGGATACACTGATTATCCATTTCTTGAAGATGATTCTTGTGAGAAAAATCAAAcctttaattga
- the LOC120261519 gene encoding glycine-rich cell wall structural protein: MGEDDDRGLLWRLPVMKMQDLGKLGPGFGIGAGCGVGFGFGLFGGAALGAGVPGFKIGFGLGAGCGIGMGFGYGAGRGIAYDDKQKYSNVGKLLGGGPWNRANLEGMEPMLDEFFLNTKKLIRAAKREMGKWR; this comes from the exons ATGGGCGAAGACGATGATAGGGGTTTGCTGTGGAGGTTGCCGGTGATGAAGATGCAGGACCTCGGCAAGCTTGGCCCTGGGTTCGGAATCGGCGCCGGCTGTGGCGTTGGCTTCGGGTTCGGCCTCTTCGGTG GGGCCGCTTTGGGGGCTGGGGTCCCCGGTTTCAAAATCGGGTTTGGACTTGGTGCTGGATGTGGAATTGGTATGGGTTTTGGCTATGGTGCTGGGAGGGGAATTGCGTATGATGACAAACAGAAATACAGTAATGTGGGAAAGCTATTGGGCGGCGGACCTTGGAATCGTGCAAATCT GGAAGGAATGGAGCCAATGCTTGATGAGTTTTTCTTGAACACCAAGAAGCTGATAAGAGCTGCTAAAAGAGAAATGGGAAAGTGGAGGTGA
- the LOC120261517 gene encoding LOW QUALITY PROTEIN: agamous-like MADS-box protein MADS1 (The sequence of the model RefSeq protein was modified relative to this genomic sequence to represent the inferred CDS: inserted 2 bases in 1 codon) produces the protein MGRGKIEIKRIENTTNRQVTFCKRRNGLLKKAYELSVLCDAEVALIVFSSRGRLYEYSNNNIKSTIEKYKKACAANSNSAAIIEVNSQQYYQQEAAKLRHQINILQNANRHLVGEALGSLSVKELKQLENRLERGIARIRSKKHELLFAEIEYMQKREVELQNDNMYLRAKISENERVQQARIVQAGAEFDTXFPTFDSRNYYHINMLEPTPHYSNQDQTALHLGYEAKDDQAA, from the exons ATGGGAAGAGGAAAGATAGAGATAAAGAGGATTGAGAACACTACAAACAGGCAGGTGACATTCTGCAAAAGAAGGAATGGACTTCTGAAGAAAGCTTATGAACTTTCTGTTCTTTGTGATGCTGAGGTGGCCCTCATAGTCTTCTCCAGCAGAGGCCGTCTCTATGAATACTCAAACAACAA CATAAAATCAACCATTGAGAAGTACAAGAAAGCATGTGCTGCAAATTCAAATTCCGCTGCAATCATAGAAGTTAACTCTCAA CAATATTACCAACAAGAGGCAGCAAAACTTCGCCACCAAATCAACATTCTGCAGAATGCAAACAG GCACTTGGTAGGTGAAGCTCTTGGTTCTTTGAGTGTCAAAGAGCTCAAGCAACTTGAAAACAGACTTGAGAGAGGCATTGCAAGGATTAGATCAAAGAAG CATGAGTTACTCTTTGCTGAAATTGAGTACATGCAGAAAAGA GAAGTTGAGCTTCAAAATGACAATATGTATCTCAGAgcaaag ATATCGGAGAATGAGCGGGTGCAGCAAGCGCGAATCGTGCAAGCCGGGGCAGAGTTTGACAC TTTCCCAACTTTCGACTCGAGGAACTACTACCACATTAACATGCTGGAACCAACACCACACTACTCAAACCAAGATCAGACAGCTCTGCATCTTGGGTATGAAGCTAAAGATGATCAAGCTGcatga
- the LOC120262373 gene encoding beta-galactosidase 6-like isoform X3: MWPDLIEKSKAGGLDVIETSVFWNIHEPVHHQYDFEGRKDLVRFVKTVAEAGLLVHLRIGPYICAEWNYGGFPLWLHFIPGIKFRTDNEPFKAEMQKFTAKIVDMMKKENLYASQGGPVILSQIENEYGHVESAYGSAAKKYINWLVSMASSLDTSVPWVMCQQADAPDPIINTCNGFYCDQFTPNSNKKPKLWTENWTGWFLSFGGAVPYRPVQDIAFAVARFFQRGGTFQNYYMYHGGTNFGHTSGGPFIATSYDYDAPLDEYGIIRQPKWGHLKELHKAIKLCEKALVATDPTSSFLAPNVEINSQTATLEIKYQNLKHKRANESDHSSEALQSEWTFVNEPIGISKSDAFAKPRLLEQINTTADVSDYLWYSISIEISGGEPFLFNGTLSNLYVESLGHVLQVFVNKKYSGSGIGNSRNPKVTLEKTIMFSPGSNTIDLLSATVGLQNSGAFFDLSGAGITGPVTLKGLSSLDLSTKEWTYQIGLKGEQSRQFEDFGASHWVSLSTIPTNQPLIWYKTTFDAPKGNIPIAMDFTGMGKGEAWVNGQSIGRYWPKNIAPQSGCSSCNYGGTFKNYKCLKNCGKPSQQLYHVPRSFIKLKSNTLVLFEEMGGDPTQISFAIKEIASVCAHVSELHPGPVDAWNSSRPQNGGRLGPILALECSYPDQLISSIRFASFGTPHGACGNFNHGKCSSANALAVVQQACIGLKNCKVGVSAKSFGDPCKGVTKSLAVEAVCS, encoded by the exons ATGTGGCCTGACCTGATTGAGAAGTCCAAGGCTGGGGGACTCGACGTCATCGAGACCTCTGTCTTCTGGAACATCCACGAGCCCGTCCACCATCAG TATGATTTTGAGGGAAGGAAGGATTTAGTGAGGTTTGTGAAGACAGTGGCTGAGGCTGGTCTCTTAGTACATCTTCGCATTGGCCCCTACATCTGCGCTGAGTGGAACTATGG TGGGTTCCCTCTTTGGTTGCATTTCATCCCCGGAATCAAGTTTAGGACAGACAATGAACCTTTCAAG GCAGAGATGCAGAAATTCACAGCAAAAATTGTGGatatgatgaagaaggagaatCTATACGCATCTCAAGGTGGACCTGTCATCTTATCTCAG ATTGAGAATGAGTATGGACATGTCGAGTCAGCTTATGGATCAGCAgctaaaaaatatatcaattggTTGGTATCCATGGCGTCCTCTCTTGATACTAGTGTTCCATGGGTGATGTGCCAGCAAGCTGATGCACCTGACCCTATA ATTAACACATGCAATGGGTTCTACTGTGACCAGTTCACACCAAATTCTAACAAGAAACCTAAACTGTGGACAGAGAATTGGACTGGGTG gtttctttcttttggtggaGCAGTGCCATATAGACCAGTTCAAGACATTGCATTTGCTGTCGCTCGTTTTTTCCAGCGAGGTGgtacttttcaaaattactatATG TATCATGGTGGAACCAACTTTGGTCACACTTCAGGGGGTCCATTTATTGCTACAAGTTATGACTATGATGCTCCTCTTGATGAATATG GAATCATAAGGCAACCAAAATGGGGACACCTAAAAGAACTACATAAAGCTATAAAGCTTTGTGAAAAGGCATTGGTGGCAACTGATCCAACATCTAGTTTTCTTGCTCCAAATGTGGAG ATAAACTCTCAAACTGCCACTCtggaaataaaatatcaaaatttaaaacataagcGCGCAAATGAATCTGATCATTCCTCTGAAGCACTACAGTCAGAGTGGACTTTTGTTAATGAACCAATTGGTATCTCAAAGAGTGATGCATTTGCAAAACCCAGGTTGCTTGAGCAAATAAATACCACTGCTGATGTGAGTGACTACCTTTGGTATTCCATCAG CATTGAAATCAGCGGTGGTGAGCCATTCCTTTTCAATGGGACTCTATCTAACCTTTATGTGGAATCTCTTGGCCATGTCCTTCAAGTTTtcgtaaataaaaaatattcag GCAGTGGGATAGGTAATAGTCGTAATCCAAAGGTTACTCTGGAAAAGACCATTATGTTTTCACCAGGGAGTAACACAATTGATCTTCTGAGTGCAACTGTAGGCCTGCAG AACTCTGGTGCATTTTTTGACTTATCAGGTGCTGGCATTACTGGACCCGTGACGTTGAAAGGCCTAAGCTCATTAGATTTATCAACAAAAGAGTGGACTTATCAG ATTGGACTAAAAGGTGAACAATCCAGACAATTTGAGGATTTTGGCGCTTCACATTGGGTGTCATTGTCAACCATACCGACAAATCAACCTTTGATATGGTACAAG ACAACCTTTGATGCCCCGAAGGGCAATATCCCTATTGCCATGGACTTCACCGGAATGGGTAAGGGTGAGGCATGGGTGAACGGACAGAGCATTGGGCGATATTGGCCAAAAAACATTGCTCCACAGAGTGGCTGCTCTTCTTGCAATTATGGAGGAACTTTCAAGAATTACAAATGTCTAAAGAACTGCGGGAAACCATCTCAGCAACT GTACCATGTTCCTCGTTCATTTATTAAACTAAAGAGCAACACTCTGGTTCTTTTTGAAGAGATGGGTGGGGATCCTACACAGATATCTTTTGCAATAAAAGAGATTGCAAGCGTGTGTGCGCATGTATCAGAGTTGCACCCTGGCCCAGTAGATGCTTGGAACTCTTCACGGCCACAGAATGGAGGGAGATTGGGGCCGATATTGGCTTTGGAGTGCTCTTATCCTGATCAACTTATCTCTTCTATCAGATTTGCTAGTTTTGGAACTCCACACGGTGCATGTGGAAACTTCAACCATGGCAAATGCAGCAGTGCTAATGCTCTGGCTGTTGTCCAACAG GCTTGCATTGGGTTAAAGAATTGCAAAGTTGGGGTCTCTGCCAAGTCATTTGGTGATCCATGTAAAGGAGTTACCAAGAGTCTCGCGGTTGAAGCTGTGTGTTCTTGA
- the LOC120262373 gene encoding beta-galactosidase 6-like isoform X2, with protein MWPDLIEKSKAGGLDVIETSVFWNIHEPVHHQYDFEGRKDLVRFVKTVAEAGLLVHLRIGPYICAEWNYGGFPLWLHFIPGIKFRTDNEPFKAEMQKFTAKIVDMMKKENLYASQGGPVILSQIENEYGHVESAYGSAAKKYINWLVSMASSLDTSVPWVMCQQADAPDPIINTCNGFYCDQFTPNSNKKPKLWTENWTGWFLSFGGAVPYRPVQDIAFAVARFFQRGGTFQNYYMYHGGTNFGHTSGGPFIATSYDYDAPLDEYGIIRQPKWGHLKELHKAIKLCEKALVATDPTSSFLAPNVEAHVYNTTGCAAFLANIGIQSDVTVIFNGKSFHLPAWSINSQTATLEIKYQNLKHKRANESDHSSEALQSEWTFVNEPIGISKSDAFAKPRLLEQINTTADVSDYLWYSISIEISGGEPFLFNGTLSNLYVESLGHVLQVFVNKKYSGSGIGNSRNPKVTLEKTIMFSPGSNTIDLLSATVGLQNSGAFFDLSGAGITGPVTLKGLSSLDLSTKEWTYQIGLKGEQSRQFEDFGASHWVSLSTIPTNQPLIWYKTTFDAPKGNIPIAMDFTGMGKGEAWVNGQSIGRYWPKNIAPQSGCSSCNYGGTFKNYKCLKNCGKPSQQLYHVPRSFIKLKSNTLVLFEEMGGDPTQISFAIKEIASVCAHVSELHPGPVDAWNSSRPQNGGRLGPILALECSYPDQLISSIRFASFGTPHGACGNFNHGKCSSANALAVVQQACIGLKNCKVGVSAKSFGDPCKGVTKSLAVEAVCS; from the exons ATGTGGCCTGACCTGATTGAGAAGTCCAAGGCTGGGGGACTCGACGTCATCGAGACCTCTGTCTTCTGGAACATCCACGAGCCCGTCCACCATCAG TATGATTTTGAGGGAAGGAAGGATTTAGTGAGGTTTGTGAAGACAGTGGCTGAGGCTGGTCTCTTAGTACATCTTCGCATTGGCCCCTACATCTGCGCTGAGTGGAACTATGG TGGGTTCCCTCTTTGGTTGCATTTCATCCCCGGAATCAAGTTTAGGACAGACAATGAACCTTTCAAG GCAGAGATGCAGAAATTCACAGCAAAAATTGTGGatatgatgaagaaggagaatCTATACGCATCTCAAGGTGGACCTGTCATCTTATCTCAG ATTGAGAATGAGTATGGACATGTCGAGTCAGCTTATGGATCAGCAgctaaaaaatatatcaattggTTGGTATCCATGGCGTCCTCTCTTGATACTAGTGTTCCATGGGTGATGTGCCAGCAAGCTGATGCACCTGACCCTATA ATTAACACATGCAATGGGTTCTACTGTGACCAGTTCACACCAAATTCTAACAAGAAACCTAAACTGTGGACAGAGAATTGGACTGGGTG gtttctttcttttggtggaGCAGTGCCATATAGACCAGTTCAAGACATTGCATTTGCTGTCGCTCGTTTTTTCCAGCGAGGTGgtacttttcaaaattactatATG TATCATGGTGGAACCAACTTTGGTCACACTTCAGGGGGTCCATTTATTGCTACAAGTTATGACTATGATGCTCCTCTTGATGAATATG GAATCATAAGGCAACCAAAATGGGGACACCTAAAAGAACTACATAAAGCTATAAAGCTTTGTGAAAAGGCATTGGTGGCAACTGATCCAACATCTAGTTTTCTTGCTCCAAATGTGGAG GCTCATGTGTATAACACAACTGGCTGTGCTGCATTTCTGGCCAACATTGGAATCCAGTCTGATGTAACTGTTATTTTCAATGGCAAGTCATTTCATTTGCCAGCATGGTCT ATAAACTCTCAAACTGCCACTCtggaaataaaatatcaaaatttaaaacataagcGCGCAAATGAATCTGATCATTCCTCTGAAGCACTACAGTCAGAGTGGACTTTTGTTAATGAACCAATTGGTATCTCAAAGAGTGATGCATTTGCAAAACCCAGGTTGCTTGAGCAAATAAATACCACTGCTGATGTGAGTGACTACCTTTGGTATTCCATCAG CATTGAAATCAGCGGTGGTGAGCCATTCCTTTTCAATGGGACTCTATCTAACCTTTATGTGGAATCTCTTGGCCATGTCCTTCAAGTTTtcgtaaataaaaaatattcag GCAGTGGGATAGGTAATAGTCGTAATCCAAAGGTTACTCTGGAAAAGACCATTATGTTTTCACCAGGGAGTAACACAATTGATCTTCTGAGTGCAACTGTAGGCCTGCAG AACTCTGGTGCATTTTTTGACTTATCAGGTGCTGGCATTACTGGACCCGTGACGTTGAAAGGCCTAAGCTCATTAGATTTATCAACAAAAGAGTGGACTTATCAG ATTGGACTAAAAGGTGAACAATCCAGACAATTTGAGGATTTTGGCGCTTCACATTGGGTGTCATTGTCAACCATACCGACAAATCAACCTTTGATATGGTACAAG ACAACCTTTGATGCCCCGAAGGGCAATATCCCTATTGCCATGGACTTCACCGGAATGGGTAAGGGTGAGGCATGGGTGAACGGACAGAGCATTGGGCGATATTGGCCAAAAAACATTGCTCCACAGAGTGGCTGCTCTTCTTGCAATTATGGAGGAACTTTCAAGAATTACAAATGTCTAAAGAACTGCGGGAAACCATCTCAGCAACT GTACCATGTTCCTCGTTCATTTATTAAACTAAAGAGCAACACTCTGGTTCTTTTTGAAGAGATGGGTGGGGATCCTACACAGATATCTTTTGCAATAAAAGAGATTGCAAGCGTGTGTGCGCATGTATCAGAGTTGCACCCTGGCCCAGTAGATGCTTGGAACTCTTCACGGCCACAGAATGGAGGGAGATTGGGGCCGATATTGGCTTTGGAGTGCTCTTATCCTGATCAACTTATCTCTTCTATCAGATTTGCTAGTTTTGGAACTCCACACGGTGCATGTGGAAACTTCAACCATGGCAAATGCAGCAGTGCTAATGCTCTGGCTGTTGTCCAACAG GCTTGCATTGGGTTAAAGAATTGCAAAGTTGGGGTCTCTGCCAAGTCATTTGGTGATCCATGTAAAGGAGTTACCAAGAGTCTCGCGGTTGAAGCTGTGTGTTCTTGA
- the LOC120262375 gene encoding putative 12-oxophytodienoate reductase 11: MEPIPLMTPYQMGKFNLSHRVVLAPLTRQRSFGNIPQPHAILYYSQRTSKGGLLITEATGVSDTAQGYPNTPGIWTKEQVEAWKPIVDAVHEKGGIFFCQIWHVGRVSNYGFQPNGQAPISCTDKPLKPQKRANGTDVAEFSPARRLSTEEIPLVVNDFRIAARNAIEAGFDGVEIHGAHGYLLDQFMKDSVNDRTDKYGGSLENRCRFPLEVVEAVVNEIGADRVGIRLSPYASYMESGDSNPEALGLYMASSLNKFGILFCHMVEPRMITVGERLEVPHNLLPMRNAFKGTFIVAGGYNREEGNKAITDNYADLVAYGRWFLSNPDLPRRFELNAPLNQYDRSTFYVPDSVVGFTDYPFLKSDA, translated from the exons ATGGAGCCAATCCCACTCATGACTCCATACCAGATGGGAAAGTTTAACCTTTCTCACAG GGTGGTTCTAGCACCATTGACAAGGCAGAGGTCCTTCGGCAATATTCCTCAGCCACATGCCATCTTGTATTACTCCCAACGGACCTCGAAAGGGGGCCTTTTGATCACTGAGGCCACCGGAGTCTCAGACACCGCACAAGG ATATCCAAATACACCCGGCATTTGGACTAAAGAGCAAGTGGAAGCATGGAAGCCTATTGTGGATGCAGTACATGAGAAGGGTGGCATCTTCTTTTGCCAGATTTGGCATGTTGGGAGGGTTTCCAATTATG GTTTTCAGCCTAACGGACAGGCTCCAATTTCATGCACGGACAAGCCATTGAAGCCGCAAAAACGAGCCAATGGCACAGATGTTGCTGAATTCTCCCCTGCTCGTCGGTTGTCGACAGAAGAGATTCCTTTGGTGGTCAATGATTTTAGAATTGCTGCAAGAAACGCTATTGAAGCAG GTTTTGATGGAGTCGAAATCCATGGCGCACATGGGTATCTACTTGATCAGTTCATGAAGGACAGTGTCAATGATCGCACTGATAAATACGGTGGAAGTCTGGAGAACCGGTGTCGCTTCCCGCTTGAAGTGGTTGAAGCTGTTGTTAATGAAATTGGAGCTGACAGGGTTGGCATCAGGCTCTCTCCTTATGCCAGCTACATGGAATCCGGGGATTCAAACCCCGAAGCTCTTGGTCTTTACATGGCCAGTTCATTGAACAAGTTCGGGATTCTGTTCTGTCATATGGTGGAGCCTAGGATGATTACAGTTGGCGAAAGACTTGAAGTACCGCACAATCTTCTCCCAATGAGAAATGCTTTCAAAGGAACATTTATTGTTGCTGGAGGATACAACAGAGAAGAAGGTAACAAAGCAATCACCGATAATTATGCAGACTTGGTTGCTTACGGTCGATGGTTCTTGTCCAATCCTGATCTACCTCGGAGATTTGAGTTGAATGCTCCTCTAAACCAGTATGACAGGTCTACTTTCTACGTTCCTGATTCAGTTGTTGGATTCACAGATTATCCATTTCTTAAATCTGATGCTTAG
- the LOC120262373 gene encoding beta-galactosidase 6-like isoform X1, with product MWPDLIEKSKAGGLDVIETSVFWNIHEPVHHQYDFEGRKDLVRFVKTVAEAGLLVHLRIGPYICAEWNYGGFPLWLHFIPGIKFRTDNEPFKAEMQKFTAKIVDMMKKENLYASQGGPVILSQIENEYGHVESAYGSAAKKYINWLVSMASSLDTSVPWVMCQQADAPDPIINTCNGFYCDQFTPNSNKKPKLWTENWTGWFLSFGGAVPYRPVQDIAFAVARFFQRGGTFQNYYMYHGGTNFGHTSGGPFIATSYDYDAPLDEYGIIRQPKWGHLKELHKAIKLCEKALVATDPTSSFLAPNVEAHVYNTTGCAAFLANIGIQSDVTVIFNGKSFHLPAWSVSILPDCRNVVFNTAQINSQTATLEIKYQNLKHKRANESDHSSEALQSEWTFVNEPIGISKSDAFAKPRLLEQINTTADVSDYLWYSISIEISGGEPFLFNGTLSNLYVESLGHVLQVFVNKKYSGSGIGNSRNPKVTLEKTIMFSPGSNTIDLLSATVGLQNSGAFFDLSGAGITGPVTLKGLSSLDLSTKEWTYQIGLKGEQSRQFEDFGASHWVSLSTIPTNQPLIWYKTTFDAPKGNIPIAMDFTGMGKGEAWVNGQSIGRYWPKNIAPQSGCSSCNYGGTFKNYKCLKNCGKPSQQLYHVPRSFIKLKSNTLVLFEEMGGDPTQISFAIKEIASVCAHVSELHPGPVDAWNSSRPQNGGRLGPILALECSYPDQLISSIRFASFGTPHGACGNFNHGKCSSANALAVVQQACIGLKNCKVGVSAKSFGDPCKGVTKSLAVEAVCS from the exons ATGTGGCCTGACCTGATTGAGAAGTCCAAGGCTGGGGGACTCGACGTCATCGAGACCTCTGTCTTCTGGAACATCCACGAGCCCGTCCACCATCAG TATGATTTTGAGGGAAGGAAGGATTTAGTGAGGTTTGTGAAGACAGTGGCTGAGGCTGGTCTCTTAGTACATCTTCGCATTGGCCCCTACATCTGCGCTGAGTGGAACTATGG TGGGTTCCCTCTTTGGTTGCATTTCATCCCCGGAATCAAGTTTAGGACAGACAATGAACCTTTCAAG GCAGAGATGCAGAAATTCACAGCAAAAATTGTGGatatgatgaagaaggagaatCTATACGCATCTCAAGGTGGACCTGTCATCTTATCTCAG ATTGAGAATGAGTATGGACATGTCGAGTCAGCTTATGGATCAGCAgctaaaaaatatatcaattggTTGGTATCCATGGCGTCCTCTCTTGATACTAGTGTTCCATGGGTGATGTGCCAGCAAGCTGATGCACCTGACCCTATA ATTAACACATGCAATGGGTTCTACTGTGACCAGTTCACACCAAATTCTAACAAGAAACCTAAACTGTGGACAGAGAATTGGACTGGGTG gtttctttcttttggtggaGCAGTGCCATATAGACCAGTTCAAGACATTGCATTTGCTGTCGCTCGTTTTTTCCAGCGAGGTGgtacttttcaaaattactatATG TATCATGGTGGAACCAACTTTGGTCACACTTCAGGGGGTCCATTTATTGCTACAAGTTATGACTATGATGCTCCTCTTGATGAATATG GAATCATAAGGCAACCAAAATGGGGACACCTAAAAGAACTACATAAAGCTATAAAGCTTTGTGAAAAGGCATTGGTGGCAACTGATCCAACATCTAGTTTTCTTGCTCCAAATGTGGAG GCTCATGTGTATAACACAACTGGCTGTGCTGCATTTCTGGCCAACATTGGAATCCAGTCTGATGTAACTGTTATTTTCAATGGCAAGTCATTTCATTTGCCAGCATGGTCTGTGAGCATACTGCCCGACTGCAGAAATGTTGTATTTAATACTGCTCAG ATAAACTCTCAAACTGCCACTCtggaaataaaatatcaaaatttaaaacataagcGCGCAAATGAATCTGATCATTCCTCTGAAGCACTACAGTCAGAGTGGACTTTTGTTAATGAACCAATTGGTATCTCAAAGAGTGATGCATTTGCAAAACCCAGGTTGCTTGAGCAAATAAATACCACTGCTGATGTGAGTGACTACCTTTGGTATTCCATCAG CATTGAAATCAGCGGTGGTGAGCCATTCCTTTTCAATGGGACTCTATCTAACCTTTATGTGGAATCTCTTGGCCATGTCCTTCAAGTTTtcgtaaataaaaaatattcag GCAGTGGGATAGGTAATAGTCGTAATCCAAAGGTTACTCTGGAAAAGACCATTATGTTTTCACCAGGGAGTAACACAATTGATCTTCTGAGTGCAACTGTAGGCCTGCAG AACTCTGGTGCATTTTTTGACTTATCAGGTGCTGGCATTACTGGACCCGTGACGTTGAAAGGCCTAAGCTCATTAGATTTATCAACAAAAGAGTGGACTTATCAG ATTGGACTAAAAGGTGAACAATCCAGACAATTTGAGGATTTTGGCGCTTCACATTGGGTGTCATTGTCAACCATACCGACAAATCAACCTTTGATATGGTACAAG ACAACCTTTGATGCCCCGAAGGGCAATATCCCTATTGCCATGGACTTCACCGGAATGGGTAAGGGTGAGGCATGGGTGAACGGACAGAGCATTGGGCGATATTGGCCAAAAAACATTGCTCCACAGAGTGGCTGCTCTTCTTGCAATTATGGAGGAACTTTCAAGAATTACAAATGTCTAAAGAACTGCGGGAAACCATCTCAGCAACT GTACCATGTTCCTCGTTCATTTATTAAACTAAAGAGCAACACTCTGGTTCTTTTTGAAGAGATGGGTGGGGATCCTACACAGATATCTTTTGCAATAAAAGAGATTGCAAGCGTGTGTGCGCATGTATCAGAGTTGCACCCTGGCCCAGTAGATGCTTGGAACTCTTCACGGCCACAGAATGGAGGGAGATTGGGGCCGATATTGGCTTTGGAGTGCTCTTATCCTGATCAACTTATCTCTTCTATCAGATTTGCTAGTTTTGGAACTCCACACGGTGCATGTGGAAACTTCAACCATGGCAAATGCAGCAGTGCTAATGCTCTGGCTGTTGTCCAACAG GCTTGCATTGGGTTAAAGAATTGCAAAGTTGGGGTCTCTGCCAAGTCATTTGGTGATCCATGTAAAGGAGTTACCAAGAGTCTCGCGGTTGAAGCTGTGTGTTCTTGA